A single Paenibacillus kribbensis DNA region contains:
- the purN gene encoding phosphoribosylglycinamide formyltransferase, with the protein MSSYRVAVFASGEGTNFQSLVDAAARGELGGASIELLICDKPAAPAVARAEKAGIACHTFRPKEYASREDYERELVALLKQKSIDLIVLAGYMRLLSSVMVDAYAGKIINIHPSLLPAFPGKDAVGQALAYGVKVSGVTVHFVDGGMDTGAIIAQRVVEVHDHATTDTLSAAIQSVERQLYPEVVGRLAQGKIHLDGRKVVSLL; encoded by the coding sequence ATGAGCAGCTACCGGGTTGCTGTTTTTGCGTCAGGCGAGGGAACGAACTTTCAGTCATTGGTAGATGCGGCTGCGCGTGGAGAACTGGGCGGCGCATCTATAGAACTGTTAATCTGCGACAAGCCTGCGGCTCCTGCTGTAGCCCGAGCAGAGAAAGCCGGGATTGCTTGTCATACGTTTCGACCCAAGGAATATGCTTCAAGAGAAGACTATGAGCGTGAACTGGTGGCTCTGCTGAAGCAGAAATCGATTGATCTCATCGTGTTAGCAGGGTATATGCGTTTGCTATCTAGTGTCATGGTCGATGCTTACGCCGGAAAAATCATTAATATTCATCCGTCACTGCTTCCTGCATTTCCTGGGAAAGATGCTGTCGGACAGGCGCTGGCCTATGGAGTCAAAGTCAGTGGGGTCACCGTTCATTTTGTCGATGGAGGTATGGATACCGGGGCGATTATTGCCCAGCGTGTGGTAGAAGTACACGATCATGCTACAACGGATACGTTATCTGCAGCTATTCAATCCGTGGAACGCCAGCTCTATCCGGAAGTGGTTGGCAGACTGGCTCAAGGCAAAATTCATTTGGATGGTCGCAAGGTAGTTTCACTTCTCTAA
- the purM gene encoding phosphoribosylformylglycinamidine cyclo-ligase, whose product MSEAYKNAGVDIAAGNKAVERMKKHVKRTFRPEVLTDLGGFGALFGLNKDKYEEPVLVSGTDGVGTKLKLAFAMDRHDTIGIDAVAMCVNDIVVGGAEPLFFLDYLACDKVVPEKIEAIVAGIAEGCHQSGCALVGGETAEMPGMYSDGEYDIAGFTVGIVDKSKIINGSSIAPGDTVIGLASSGVHSNGFSLVRKLLLEQQGYSLHDEIEGLNGKLGDVLLEPTKIYVKSVLALLDKVKVKGMAHITGGGFIENIPRVLPDHVNVDIQYGAWPILPIFQLMQEKGAISNKDMFTTFNMGIGLVIVVGQEDAQAALNVLKEQGEDAYVIGKVTEGSSIVTFTGAEV is encoded by the coding sequence ATGTCCGAAGCATACAAAAATGCAGGAGTAGATATCGCTGCCGGTAATAAAGCAGTAGAACGGATGAAAAAGCACGTCAAGCGTACCTTCCGTCCCGAAGTGCTGACCGATTTGGGCGGATTCGGTGCGCTGTTCGGCCTGAATAAGGATAAGTACGAGGAGCCTGTACTCGTTTCCGGTACGGATGGAGTCGGCACGAAGCTGAAGCTTGCTTTCGCGATGGATCGCCATGACACCATTGGCATTGATGCGGTTGCGATGTGTGTGAACGACATTGTCGTTGGGGGCGCAGAGCCGCTCTTTTTTCTTGACTACCTCGCCTGTGACAAGGTTGTACCAGAGAAAATCGAAGCCATTGTCGCCGGAATTGCCGAAGGCTGCCACCAATCAGGTTGTGCACTGGTCGGCGGCGAAACCGCAGAAATGCCAGGCATGTACAGTGATGGTGAATACGATATTGCCGGATTCACTGTCGGCATTGTGGACAAGAGCAAAATCATTAACGGCAGCTCGATTGCTCCCGGAGACACCGTGATCGGACTGGCCTCCAGCGGAGTGCACAGCAATGGATTCTCACTGGTTCGCAAGCTGTTGTTAGAACAGCAAGGGTATAGTCTGCATGATGAAATCGAAGGCTTGAACGGGAAGCTGGGCGATGTACTGCTGGAGCCAACAAAAATCTATGTGAAATCCGTTTTGGCATTGCTGGATAAGGTAAAAGTAAAAGGCATGGCCCACATCACAGGTGGCGGTTTTATCGAAAATATTCCTAGAGTGTTGCCGGATCACGTTAATGTGGATATACAATACGGTGCTTGGCCGATTTTGCCAATCTTCCAGCTCATGCAGGAAAAAGGCGCAATCTCCAACAAAGACATGTTTACGACCTTTAATATGGGGATCGGATTGGTCATCGTTGTAGGGCAAGAGGATGCGCAGGCTGCATTGAATGTACTGAAAGAGCAAGGCGAGGATGCTTATGTGATCGGGAAGGTAACGGAAGGCAGCTCTATCGTGACCTTTACGGGAGCTGAGGTGTAA
- the purF gene encoding amidophosphoribosyltransferase: MSDEITARTLWTGDYYNEGSGKEGLFDKLKEECGVFGVYRHSDAASLAYYGLHALQHRGEESAGICVSSGDEFHYHRGMGLVKEVFNKDLLASLTGDIAIGHVRYSTSGDSKLTNAQPLVFKYRDGDLAVATNGNIVNALQIRQELEQGGSIFQTTSDTEVVAHLIARSSKDLVEAAKDALKRIVGGFAFLIMTNDKLLVASDPNGLRPLTMGRLGDAYVFASETCALETIGAELLRDIEPGELLVLDKDGLHEDRYTEEKQRKALCAMEYIYFARPDSDLNGANLHAARKRMGSQLALEAFVDADLVTGVPDSSISAAIGYAEQTGIPYELGMIKNKYTGRTFIQPSQELREQGVKMKLSAVRRVVEGKRVIMIDDSIVRGTTSRRIVNMLRDAGALEVHVRITSPPFKNPCFYGIDTPDRRELIASSKTVEEIRQEINADSLYFMSAEGLIAAVGGHNEQDYKGGLCLACFDNDYPTQVDFKGEEKFGCSC, from the coding sequence ATGTCTGATGAAATAACAGCACGGACGTTGTGGACTGGAGATTATTATAATGAAGGCTCTGGTAAAGAGGGGCTGTTTGATAAATTAAAAGAGGAATGCGGCGTGTTTGGTGTATACCGACACTCCGATGCGGCTTCTCTTGCCTATTACGGATTGCATGCGCTCCAGCATCGCGGGGAGGAGAGCGCAGGCATCTGTGTAAGCAGTGGGGATGAGTTCCATTATCACCGCGGGATGGGCCTTGTTAAAGAAGTGTTCAATAAAGATTTGCTGGCTTCGCTGACAGGCGACATTGCCATCGGGCATGTACGCTATTCGACAAGTGGAGACAGTAAGCTGACGAATGCCCAGCCCTTGGTGTTCAAATATCGTGATGGTGATTTGGCGGTAGCCACGAACGGTAATATCGTAAACGCCTTGCAAATCCGGCAGGAGCTGGAGCAGGGCGGGTCTATTTTTCAAACGACCAGCGATACAGAGGTCGTCGCGCATTTGATCGCCCGGTCGTCCAAGGATTTGGTGGAGGCTGCCAAGGATGCATTGAAACGCATTGTCGGCGGGTTTGCTTTCCTCATTATGACCAACGACAAGCTGCTGGTTGCTTCTGATCCCAACGGCTTGCGTCCGTTAACGATGGGCAGGCTGGGAGATGCTTATGTGTTTGCTTCCGAGACCTGTGCTCTGGAAACGATTGGAGCAGAACTGTTGCGCGATATCGAGCCGGGTGAGCTTCTGGTGCTGGATAAAGACGGCTTGCACGAAGACCGTTACACGGAAGAGAAGCAGCGTAAAGCGCTGTGTGCGATGGAGTATATTTATTTTGCTCGTCCTGACAGTGATTTGAACGGGGCTAATCTTCATGCCGCACGCAAACGGATGGGCAGCCAACTGGCTTTGGAAGCTTTTGTCGATGCGGATTTGGTGACCGGCGTACCGGATTCCAGTATTTCGGCCGCAATTGGTTATGCCGAGCAGACAGGTATTCCGTATGAGCTGGGCATGATTAAAAATAAATACACCGGACGTACGTTCATCCAGCCAAGTCAGGAGCTGCGCGAGCAGGGTGTGAAAATGAAGCTGAGCGCTGTACGCCGCGTCGTTGAAGGTAAACGCGTCATTATGATCGACGATTCCATCGTCCGGGGCACCACGTCCCGCCGAATCGTGAATATGCTGCGGGATGCGGGCGCACTGGAGGTACATGTACGTATTACCTCGCCGCCATTCAAAAATCCGTGCTTCTATGGCATTGACACGCCGGATCGTCGGGAACTGATCGCTTCTTCCAAAACCGTCGAGGAAATTCGTCAAGAGATTAACGCCGATTCGCTCTACTTTATGAGCGCCGAGGGCTTGATTGCCGCTGTAGGCGGACATAACGAACAGGATTATAAAGGCGGCTTGTGCCTGGCCTGCTTCGATAACGATTATCCGACCCAGGTGGATTTCAAAGGCGAAGAAAAGTTCGGATGTAGTTGTTAA
- the purL gene encoding phosphoribosylformylglycinamidine synthase subunit PurL, with translation MAQQVSAKEPTAEQVAEHKLYQQMGVSDSEYALICEFMGRQPNYTEIGVFSVMWSEHCAYKNSKPLLRRFPTSGPRVLMGPGEGAGIVDIGDNQAVVFKIESHNHPSAVEPFQGAATGVGGIIRDIFSMGARPVAVLNSLRFGKLESDRVKYLFEHVVSGIAGYGNCIGIPTVGGEVVFDESYEGNPLVNAMCVGLIDHDKIQRGVAKGVGNPVFYVGPPTGRDGIHGATFASVELTEESEANRTAVQVGDPFMEKLVMESCLELIDSGIVLGIQDMGAAGLTCSSAEMASKAGNGLELYLDQVPQREEGMTPYEMMLSESQERMLFVVEPKDEAQALEIFERWGVICAKVGKVTDDGRLRLFHHGEVVGDMPVTALVDECPIYDKPSEVPAYYEQNAAVDTLRYPEVTDLNGALKKVLSSPSVASKKWVYEQYDYMVRTSTAVRPGSDAAVVTVRGTRKGLAMTTDCNGRYVYLDPEVGGRIAVSEAARNIVCSGGEPLAITDNLNFGNPEKPDIFWQMEKAVDGMAEACRVLDTPVIGGNVSLYNENAKGAIYPTPVVGMVGLVHDTDHITTQGFKAEGDVILLVGETKAELGGSEFQAVVHGVSEGRPPELDLNVEKNLLTAVLGAIQAGLVQSAHDLAEGGLAVALAESGISGGLGAQINVETSLRPDHALFSESQSRILLSASPDKASALEAHLRGLGVPVTVLGTVEGTQLTVEVNGQPALNEAVASLKQIWEDVIPCLMK, from the coding sequence ATGGCGCAGCAAGTGTCCGCTAAGGAGCCAACGGCAGAGCAGGTTGCCGAACATAAACTGTATCAGCAGATGGGTGTATCGGACAGCGAATATGCGTTGATCTGCGAATTTATGGGACGTCAGCCGAATTATACGGAGATTGGCGTATTCAGTGTCATGTGGTCAGAGCATTGTGCTTACAAAAACTCCAAGCCGCTGTTGCGTCGTTTCCCGACGAGCGGTCCACGAGTGCTGATGGGACCTGGTGAGGGTGCAGGGATTGTAGATATCGGTGACAACCAGGCGGTTGTATTTAAAATCGAAAGCCATAACCATCCGTCGGCTGTAGAACCTTTTCAAGGAGCAGCGACTGGGGTAGGCGGCATTATCCGTGATATTTTCTCCATGGGTGCAAGACCTGTAGCGGTGTTGAACTCCCTGCGTTTTGGCAAGCTGGAGAGCGACCGTGTGAAATATTTGTTCGAGCATGTGGTATCCGGTATTGCGGGCTATGGGAACTGTATCGGTATTCCGACCGTAGGCGGCGAGGTTGTATTTGATGAAAGCTATGAAGGCAATCCGCTCGTCAATGCGATGTGTGTCGGACTGATTGATCATGATAAAATCCAGCGCGGGGTGGCAAAAGGGGTCGGCAACCCGGTGTTTTATGTGGGACCACCGACAGGCCGTGACGGAATTCATGGAGCGACCTTCGCATCGGTTGAGCTGACAGAGGAATCCGAAGCGAATCGGACTGCGGTTCAAGTAGGCGATCCGTTTATGGAGAAGCTGGTCATGGAATCATGTCTGGAGCTGATCGACAGCGGTATTGTACTGGGTATTCAGGATATGGGCGCAGCGGGACTTACCTGTTCCAGTGCCGAAATGGCAAGTAAGGCGGGCAACGGTCTTGAGCTGTATCTGGATCAGGTACCGCAGCGTGAAGAAGGCATGACGCCTTATGAAATGATGCTGTCCGAATCACAGGAGCGCATGCTGTTCGTGGTTGAGCCAAAGGACGAAGCACAGGCGCTTGAAATTTTCGAGCGTTGGGGCGTCATTTGTGCCAAGGTCGGCAAGGTGACGGATGACGGTCGTTTGCGTTTGTTCCATCACGGTGAAGTGGTGGGGGATATGCCAGTGACGGCGCTGGTAGACGAGTGTCCGATTTACGACAAGCCTTCCGAAGTTCCTGCTTATTATGAGCAAAATGCTGCCGTTGACACATTGCGTTACCCGGAAGTGACTGATTTGAACGGTGCGCTGAAAAAGGTGCTTTCATCGCCAAGTGTAGCCAGCAAGAAATGGGTATACGAGCAGTATGACTACATGGTTCGCACTAGCACAGCCGTTCGTCCGGGCTCGGATGCGGCTGTAGTGACCGTACGCGGCACCCGCAAGGGACTTGCGATGACCACGGATTGTAACGGACGTTATGTATACCTTGATCCAGAGGTGGGCGGACGGATTGCAGTCAGCGAAGCAGCGCGCAACATTGTATGCTCCGGCGGCGAGCCTTTGGCGATTACGGACAACCTGAACTTTGGCAACCCTGAAAAGCCGGATATTTTCTGGCAAATGGAAAAAGCCGTGGACGGGATGGCAGAAGCTTGTCGTGTACTGGATACCCCTGTCATCGGGGGTAATGTCAGCTTGTACAACGAAAATGCCAAAGGTGCGATCTATCCGACGCCTGTTGTCGGTATGGTGGGACTGGTACATGATACGGATCACATTACAACCCAGGGCTTTAAAGCTGAAGGCGACGTCATTCTCCTGGTGGGAGAAACGAAGGCCGAGCTGGGAGGCAGTGAGTTTCAGGCTGTCGTACACGGTGTCTCCGAGGGACGTCCGCCTGAGCTGGATTTGAACGTAGAGAAAAACCTGCTGACTGCGGTACTGGGAGCGATCCAGGCCGGATTGGTACAATCCGCGCATGACCTGGCAGAGGGTGGATTGGCTGTAGCCCTTGCGGAATCCGGCATTAGCGGCGGATTGGGAGCGCAGATTAACGTGGAAACGTCTTTGCGTCCTGACCATGCTTTGTTCAGCGAAAGTCAATCTCGCATTTTGTTATCCGCATCGCCGGATAAGGCGTCTGCACTGGAAGCACATCTTCGTGGCTTGGGAGTTCCGGTTACCGTATTAGGTACGGTTGAAGGAACACAATTGACAGTTGAGGTGAACGGACAACCCGCTTTGAACGAGGCAGTCGCCAGCTTGAAGCAAATCTGGGAGGATGTCATTCCATGTCTGATGAAATAA
- the purQ gene encoding phosphoribosylformylglycinamidine synthase subunit PurQ, translated as MKFAVLVFPGSNCDIDCYKAIEDTVGEPVDYVWHTATDLSPYDCILVPGGFSYGDYLRCGAISRFAPVMKEVAKAAAEGKYVLGICNGFQILTEAGLLPGALRRNLSMKFRCHDTVLKVANNDTPFTKNYAAGEEIVIPIAHGEGNYYCDDETLARLQANNQIVFTYKDNPNGSVTDIAGICNEQGNVLGMMPHPERAVDALLGTDDGKRMFTSILNAWRDRHGAASVR; from the coding sequence ATGAAATTTGCAGTTCTGGTTTTTCCGGGCTCCAACTGTGATATTGACTGCTATAAGGCGATAGAGGACACGGTCGGTGAACCTGTCGATTATGTATGGCATACTGCGACGGATCTGTCGCCTTACGATTGTATTCTTGTTCCGGGGGGCTTCTCCTACGGAGATTACCTGCGTTGCGGCGCGATTTCCCGGTTTGCTCCGGTAATGAAGGAAGTAGCCAAAGCAGCTGCCGAGGGCAAATATGTTTTGGGGATCTGCAACGGGTTTCAAATTTTGACCGAAGCCGGGCTGCTGCCGGGTGCTTTGCGCCGTAATCTGTCAATGAAGTTCCGTTGTCATGATACGGTATTGAAGGTTGCGAATAACGATACGCCTTTTACAAAAAATTATGCTGCCGGTGAAGAGATCGTTATTCCGATTGCACATGGTGAAGGCAACTATTACTGTGATGATGAGACGCTGGCTCGCTTGCAGGCGAATAACCAGATCGTATTTACGTATAAAGATAATCCCAACGGTTCCGTGACCGATATCGCGGGGATTTGTAATGAGCAAGGCAACGTACTGGGCATGATGCCCCACCCGGAACGCGCGGTGGACGCATTGCTTGGAACGGATGACGGCAAACGTATGTTTACATCTATTTTGAACGCTTGGAGGGATCGTCATGGCGCAGCAAGTGTCCGCTAA
- the purS gene encoding phosphoribosylformylglycinamidine synthase subunit PurS, giving the protein MIKATVYVTIKQSVLDPQGVAVQGALHSMGFGEVDSVRIGKYMELNLDTTDRESAEKRVIEMCEKLLANTVIEDYRYELEG; this is encoded by the coding sequence ATGATAAAAGCAACGGTCTATGTCACAATTAAGCAAAGCGTTTTGGACCCGCAGGGAGTTGCGGTGCAAGGCGCACTGCATTCGATGGGCTTCGGAGAAGTGGACAGCGTCAGAATTGGTAAGTATATGGAACTGAATCTGGATACAACAGACCGCGAGAGTGCAGAGAAGCGCGTCATCGAAATGTGCGAAAAGCTGTTAGCCAATACGGTCATTGAAGACTACCGCTACGAACTGGAGGGCTAA
- a CDS encoding phosphoribosylaminoimidazolesuccinocarboxamide synthase, whose protein sequence is MSLSTAEGLIHAPLLYKGKVRELYDLGEHFLIVVTDRISAFDYVLEPPVPEKGNVLNKLSAFWFEQTKDLLENHVVHTDVNKLGDVIDEQNKELLKDRVMVTLKAERIDIECVVRGYITGGGWRQYEQTGEVNGIPLPEGLRKNERFPKPLFTPAAKNDVGHDEDISLNQMKELVGAQLTDELEEKSLALYEFARAFCEKRGIILADCKFEFGLVNGKVILIDEIFTPDSSRFWAQEKYELDVEIDSMDKEPVRSYLASSGWDKNSKPDPLPAEVVEETTARYTDIWRRLTAQ, encoded by the coding sequence ATGTCATTGTCTACCGCCGAAGGTCTGATCCATGCGCCGCTTCTGTACAAAGGCAAGGTGCGTGAATTATATGATCTTGGAGAGCATTTTCTGATTGTCGTGACGGATCGGATTTCGGCTTTTGATTATGTGCTGGAGCCACCCGTGCCGGAAAAGGGAAATGTGCTGAATAAGCTTAGCGCTTTCTGGTTTGAGCAGACGAAAGACCTGCTGGAAAACCATGTCGTGCATACCGATGTGAACAAGCTCGGGGATGTTATCGACGAACAGAATAAAGAGCTGCTGAAGGACCGGGTCATGGTCACGCTGAAGGCTGAACGTATCGATATCGAGTGTGTGGTGCGCGGATATATTACAGGAGGCGGCTGGCGTCAGTATGAGCAGACCGGTGAGGTAAACGGTATTCCATTGCCGGAGGGGCTGCGTAAGAATGAACGTTTTCCCAAGCCTTTATTTACACCGGCTGCAAAAAACGACGTCGGACACGACGAGGACATTTCCCTAAACCAAATGAAAGAACTGGTTGGGGCCCAGCTGACAGATGAGCTTGAAGAAAAAAGTTTGGCATTGTATGAGTTTGCGCGTGCTTTCTGTGAGAAGCGGGGGATTATTTTAGCCGATTGCAAGTTTGAGTTTGGGCTTGTTAACGGAAAGGTGATTTTGATTGACGAAATTTTCACCCCGGATTCATCGCGTTTCTGGGCACAGGAAAAGTATGAGCTGGATGTGGAGATTGACAGTATGGACAAGGAGCCGGTACGAAGCTATTTGGCGTCCTCCGGTTGGGACAAGAACAGCAAACCCGATCCGTTGCCTGCTGAGGTCGTAGAAGAAACAACTGCAAGATATACGGATATTTGGCGGCGTCTGACGGCACAGTAA
- the purB gene encoding adenylosuccinate lyase: MIERYSRPEMRAIWTEENKFKAWLEVELCACEAWAELGVIPKEDTVALRKNASFDIDRIYEIEQETRHDVIAFTRTVSESLGDERKWVHYGLTSTDVVDTALGYLLKQANEILERDILNFIEILKEKALAYKHTPMMGRTHGVHAEPTTFGLKMGLWYEEMKRNLERFRYAADQVQYGKMSGAVGTYANIDPAVEAFVCNKLGTKPAPISTQTLQRDRHAEYMATLALIATSLDKFATEVRALQKSEFREVEEAFAKGQKGSSAMPHKRNPIGSENISGLARVIRGHMVSAYENVTLWHERDISHSSVERIILPDATMLLNYMLNRFGNIVKNLTVFPENMKRNMARTYGVPFSGRIMTKLIDKGFSREKAYDTVQPRAMQAWEEQRQFREIVEATPEITAVLNPEEIEDAFNPAWHLKNVDTIFKKLGLGE, translated from the coding sequence ATGATCGAACGCTATAGCAGACCGGAAATGAGAGCAATTTGGACGGAAGAAAATAAATTCAAGGCATGGCTGGAAGTAGAACTGTGTGCCTGTGAAGCTTGGGCAGAATTAGGGGTTATTCCGAAAGAGGATACCGTGGCTCTGCGCAAGAATGCAAGCTTTGATATTGACCGGATCTATGAAATTGAGCAGGAAACGAGACATGATGTCATTGCCTTTACCCGTACGGTGTCTGAAAGCCTGGGCGACGAGCGCAAATGGGTACATTACGGCCTGACCTCCACGGATGTGGTAGATACCGCACTGGGCTACCTGCTGAAGCAGGCGAATGAAATTCTGGAGCGGGATATCTTGAATTTTATCGAAATTTTAAAGGAAAAAGCACTGGCTTACAAGCATACACCGATGATGGGCCGTACGCATGGTGTACATGCCGAGCCGACCACATTCGGATTGAAGATGGGCTTGTGGTACGAGGAAATGAAGCGCAATCTGGAACGTTTCCGTTATGCGGCTGATCAAGTGCAATACGGTAAAATGTCCGGCGCAGTTGGCACCTACGCCAACATTGACCCGGCTGTAGAAGCGTTTGTATGCAACAAGCTGGGCACCAAGCCTGCCCCAATCTCTACACAGACGCTCCAGCGTGACCGTCATGCTGAATATATGGCGACATTGGCGTTGATCGCTACATCCTTGGACAAATTTGCTACAGAAGTCCGCGCACTTCAAAAGAGTGAATTCCGTGAGGTGGAGGAAGCCTTTGCCAAGGGTCAAAAAGGTTCTTCCGCGATGCCGCACAAACGGAATCCGATCGGCAGCGAAAACATCTCCGGTCTGGCGCGCGTGATTCGCGGGCATATGGTATCTGCCTACGAGAACGTAACGCTGTGGCATGAACGCGATATCTCGCATTCTTCTGTGGAACGTATTATTCTGCCGGATGCAACGATGCTGTTGAACTATATGCTGAACCGTTTTGGCAATATCGTGAAGAATCTGACGGTGTTCCCTGAAAATATGAAGCGCAATATGGCGCGTACGTATGGCGTACCATTCTCCGGCCGTATTATGACGAAGCTGATCGACAAGGGCTTTAGCCGTGAAAAAGCGTACGATACCGTGCAGCCGCGTGCGATGCAGGCATGGGAGGAGCAACGCCAGTTCCGCGAAATCGTCGAAGCAACTCCGGAAATTACCGCCGTGCTGAATCCCGAGGAAATCGAGGATGCGTTTAACCCGGCTTGGCATCTGAAGAACGTAGATACGATCTTTAAAAAGCTGGGATTAGGGGAGTAG
- the purK gene encoding 5-(carboxyamino)imidazole ribonucleotide synthase: MNEACEPAGRVRPPGTRIGILGGGQLGRMLVLAGTSLGYRFVTLDPAPDSPCGQVSEQIRAAYDDEHAARELAGRCDVITYEFENVDAGVAALLERESSVPQGSSLLYTTQHRLREKRAIEAAGVPVAPYREINSVTEMVQAVAELGVPCVLKTTVGGYDGKGQAVIRQPEEAVAAYERLAGSGAELVLEQFIRFRCEISVIVARSTNGEAKAFPPAENIHVNNILHTSIVPARVPESVQEEARRLALAVAESLGAVGLLAVEMFVDENGQLYVNELAPRPHNSGHYTMEGCATSQFEQHIRAICGLPLGSTKLLTPVVMVNVLGEHLEDVVQRFAQPDAEAERLDVVPKLHLYGKSEAKPGRKMGHINLLCQDAEQALEWIEQTNIWGDGKS, from the coding sequence ATGAATGAGGCATGTGAGCCTGCAGGACGCGTCCGTCCTCCGGGGACAAGGATTGGAATTTTGGGAGGCGGGCAGCTGGGCAGAATGCTTGTGCTGGCGGGAACCAGCCTGGGGTATCGCTTTGTGACGCTGGACCCGGCACCGGATAGTCCGTGTGGACAGGTGTCGGAGCAGATCCGCGCAGCCTATGATGATGAGCATGCGGCCAGAGAGCTGGCCGGGCGGTGCGATGTGATCACGTATGAGTTTGAAAATGTGGATGCGGGTGTAGCCGCGCTGTTGGAGCGAGAATCCAGTGTACCGCAAGGCAGCAGTCTTTTGTACACAACACAGCATCGTCTGCGTGAAAAACGTGCTATTGAGGCGGCTGGCGTTCCGGTAGCTCCGTATCGTGAAATCAATAGTGTTACGGAGATGGTTCAAGCGGTAGCTGAACTGGGTGTACCGTGTGTGCTCAAAACGACTGTTGGTGGTTATGATGGCAAGGGTCAGGCGGTCATCCGCCAACCAGAGGAAGCTGTAGCTGCCTACGAACGATTGGCGGGTAGCGGTGCGGAACTGGTGCTGGAGCAGTTTATTCGTTTTCGCTGCGAAATATCGGTTATCGTCGCACGTAGCACGAACGGCGAAGCCAAAGCCTTTCCACCTGCGGAAAACATTCATGTGAACAATATTTTGCACACGTCGATTGTACCTGCGCGCGTGCCGGAATCGGTGCAGGAGGAAGCACGCAGGCTGGCGCTGGCTGTGGCCGAGTCGTTGGGTGCGGTAGGACTGCTCGCTGTAGAAATGTTTGTGGACGAAAATGGACAACTGTACGTCAATGAGCTGGCCCCGAGACCGCATAACTCCGGTCATTACACGATGGAGGGCTGCGCGACGTCGCAATTCGAGCAGCACATACGTGCGATTTGCGGCTTGCCGCTGGGCAGCACGAAGCTGCTGACTCCAGTGGTCATGGTCAATGTGCTGGGTGAGCATCTGGAGGATGTGGTTCAGCGGTTTGCACAGCCGGATGCCGAAGCTGAACGATTGGATGTTGTACCCAAGCTGCACTTGTATGGAAAAAGTGAAGCCAAACCAGGCCGAAAGATGGGACATATTAATCTACTGTGCCAGGATGCGGAGCAAGCGCTGGAATGGATTGAACAAACCAATATTTGGGGGGATGGAAAGTCATGA
- the purE gene encoding 5-(carboxyamino)imidazole ribonucleotide mutase, whose translation MSVQVAVIMGSTSDWDTMQHACAVLDELEIAYEKKVVSAHRTPDLMFRFAEEAAGRGLKVIIAGAGGAAHLPGMVAAKTSLPVIGVPVQSKALNGLDSLLSIVQMPGGIPVATVAIGKAGATNAGLLAAQVLGAFDEKISQRVVARRDRIRDEVLEGSDSL comes from the coding sequence ATGTCAGTGCAGGTCGCTGTCATTATGGGCAGCACATCAGACTGGGACACCATGCAACATGCATGTGCTGTGCTGGACGAGCTTGAAATCGCATATGAGAAAAAGGTAGTCTCAGCCCATCGTACACCGGATTTGATGTTCCGTTTTGCAGAGGAAGCCGCCGGGCGCGGATTAAAGGTTATTATTGCCGGAGCGGGTGGGGCTGCTCATCTGCCGGGAATGGTGGCTGCGAAGACATCTTTGCCAGTCATCGGCGTGCCTGTCCAGTCGAAGGCACTGAATGGCCTGGACTCTCTGCTCTCGATTGTGCAGATGCCGGGCGGTATTCCCGTTGCCACCGTGGCAATCGGCAAGGCAGGTGCTACAAATGCAGGATTGCTGGCTGCACAAGTATTAGGCGCTTTTGACGAAAAGATAAGCCAGCGCGTCGTAGCAAGACGCGACCGTATCCGTGATGAGGTGCTGGAAGGCAGTGATTCGCTATGA